Proteins encoded within one genomic window of Ostrinia nubilalis chromosome 5, ilOstNubi1.1, whole genome shotgun sequence:
- the LOC135071740 gene encoding caspase-1-like, whose protein sequence is MSDDEIQKNNGAAEPEQRENGGGDEGDASGRHGSSDRTRFAKMPVDRNAPYYNMNHKNRGMAIIFNHEHFDIHSLKPRTGTNVDSDNLAKVLKSLGFTVTVFHNKKSEDINSYIKQTAEMDHSDSDCLLIAVLTHGELGMLYAKDTHYKPDNLWYYFTADKCPTLAGKPKLFFIQACQGDKLDGGITLVNRTETDGSSNTQYRIPIHADFLIVYSTVPGYYSWRNTTRGSWFMQALCEELRYNGTEQNILTLLTFVCQKVALDYESNTPDMMMMHQQKQVPCITSMLTRLLVFGKKQ, encoded by the coding sequence ATGTCGGACGATGAAATCCAAAAAAACAATGGTGCTGCTGAGCCCGAACAAAGAGAAAACGGAGGTGGCGATGAAGGCGACGCATCGGGAAGACATGGGTCTTCGGACAGAACTCGCTTCGCGAAGATGCCCGTCGATAGAAATGCTCCTTACTACAACATGAACCACAAGAATCGAGGTATGGCAATCATTTTCAACCACGAGCACTTCGACATCCATAGCTTGAAGCCTCGCACAGGCACCAACGTAGACAGCGATAACCTTGCAAAAGTGCTTAAGAGTTTGGGTTTCACTGTAACTGTCTTCCACAATAAGAAGTCTGAAGATATTAACAGTTACATCAAACAAACCGCAGAGATGGACCACTCTGATTCAGATTGTTTGCTTATCGCAGTCCTAACTCACGGAGAACTAGGCATGCTCTATGCAAAAGATACTCACTACAAACCAGATAACTTGTGGTACTATTTTACTGCTGATAAATGTCCTACATTAGCAGGCAAACCCAAACTGTTTTTCATTCAAGCTTGCCAGGGTGATAAATTGGATGGAGGAATAACCTTGGTCAACCGCACAGAGACGGATGGATCATCTAATACGCAATACAGAATTCCTATACATGCTGACTTCCTCATTGTATACTCTACTGTTCCTGGATACTATTCTTGGAGAAACACTACCCGCGGATCCTGGTTCATGCAGGCTTTATGTGAAGAGTTGCGTTATAATGGAACCGAACAAAACATACTGACACTCTTGACATTTGTTTGTCAAAAAGTTGCTTTGGATTATGAATCTAACACccctgatatgatgatgatgcacCAGCAAAAACAAGTTCCATGCATTACAAGTATGCTCACCCGTTTACTTGTATTTGGAAAGAAACAATAA